Proteins from a single region of Streptomyces glaucescens:
- a CDS encoding S1 family peptidase — MAAGGGVRAALSTETPSWAVRIRGADGEIAGAGILLSPDRVLTCAHVVDRAAERITAEFVGAAGGTVTAVPARVDACVPQTLDADRDPSGDVALLRLERPRPAGEAVRLHRLSAPGREVRMYGFPHDHTGGVWFRATVVGGRGRDGQVQLAPTGPGEPDSPGCSGAGVADSRTGEVIGMVLSALRDRHGNLFSLMSPAETIVRHLPQVHRWTAGRTAVDDRLKSTEGDASAELLDEPFAQRLAAWLRDDGQQVKISVVRRGDGARAATLRRAITLADRELRTGDSVERASLESPETVPSAGGHDLAVDAAGLTAAEIAERIAERMGLWQHPAGSALDRIAAADVTLTLVVVGVDEAADPPALLELLDVLRARGSRLLLVFRADGACHRRARSQLVTEPLRARRARLVERLREVTGPLARTFHERRAVVVPDGIRPLDGDLVAAHAALADLARDGPGPGPDLARYERLAERVAARLTRAVGRLDRLHDRREELRGRLRSYHVLHQRSLQGEEDPAVDALYLRAHELLQAAPCDVRAAEAAVDAYTHRVDRHDGQRQNQGGGSSS; from the coding sequence ATGGCTGCTGGCGGGGGAGTCCGGGCCGCCTTGTCGACGGAGACGCCGAGCTGGGCCGTGCGGATCCGGGGAGCGGACGGGGAGATCGCGGGGGCTGGCATTCTGCTGAGTCCCGACCGGGTCCTGACCTGTGCCCATGTGGTGGACCGGGCGGCGGAGCGGATCACCGCGGAGTTCGTGGGCGCCGCCGGTGGCACGGTGACCGCGGTGCCGGCCCGGGTGGACGCGTGCGTGCCGCAGACCCTGGACGCCGACCGCGATCCGAGCGGGGACGTCGCGCTGCTGCGGCTGGAGCGGCCCAGGCCCGCCGGGGAGGCGGTGCGGCTGCACCGGCTGTCCGCGCCGGGCCGCGAGGTGCGGATGTACGGCTTCCCGCACGACCACACCGGCGGCGTCTGGTTCCGCGCCACCGTCGTCGGCGGCCGTGGCCGCGACGGGCAGGTGCAGCTCGCCCCGACCGGTCCGGGCGAGCCGGACAGCCCCGGGTGCAGCGGCGCGGGCGTCGCCGACAGCCGTACCGGCGAGGTCATCGGCATGGTCCTCAGCGCCCTGCGCGACCGGCACGGCAACCTGTTCTCCCTTATGAGCCCGGCCGAGACGATCGTCCGGCACCTGCCCCAGGTGCACCGCTGGACCGCCGGGCGCACCGCCGTCGACGACCGGCTGAAGTCCACGGAGGGCGACGCCTCGGCGGAACTGCTCGACGAGCCGTTCGCGCAGCGCCTCGCCGCCTGGCTGCGCGACGACGGACAGCAGGTGAAGATCAGCGTCGTCCGGCGCGGTGACGGCGCCCGCGCCGCCACCCTGCGCCGCGCCATCACCCTCGCCGACCGCGAGTTACGCACCGGGGACTCCGTCGAGCGGGCCTCGCTCGAGTCCCCGGAGACCGTCCCGTCGGCCGGCGGCCACGACCTGGCCGTGGACGCCGCCGGCCTCACCGCCGCGGAGATCGCGGAACGGATCGCCGAACGCATGGGGCTGTGGCAGCACCCGGCCGGTTCCGCGCTCGACCGGATCGCAGCCGCCGACGTCACGCTCACCCTGGTCGTCGTCGGTGTCGACGAGGCCGCGGATCCGCCCGCGCTGCTCGAACTGCTGGACGTGCTGCGCGCGCGGGGCAGCCGGCTGCTCCTCGTCTTCCGCGCCGACGGCGCCTGCCACCGCCGGGCCCGCAGCCAACTGGTGACCGAGCCGCTGCGGGCGCGTCGGGCGCGCCTCGTCGAGCGGCTGCGGGAGGTCACGGGACCGCTCGCCAGGACCTTCCACGAGCGCCGGGCCGTCGTGGTGCCCGACGGGATCCGGCCCCTGGACGGGGACCTCGTCGCCGCCCACGCCGCCCTGGCCGACCTCGCCCGGGACGGTCCCGGGCCCGGCCCGGACCTCGCGCGCTACGAGCGGCTGGCCGAGCGGGTGGCGGCCCGCCTGACGCGCGCCGTCGGCCGGCTCGACCGGCTCCACGACCGCCGCGAGGAACTGCGCGGCCGGCTGCGCAGCTACCACGTGCTGCACCAGCGATCCCTCCAGGGCGAGGAGGACCCGGCGGTGGACGCTCTCTATCTCCGGGCACACGAACTGCTCCAGGCCGCACCGTGCGACGTACGGGCGGCCGAGGCCGCGGTCGACGCCTACACGCACCGGGTCGACCGTCACGACGGACAACGGCAGAACCAGGGCGGGGGGTCGTCGTCATGA
- a CDS encoding DEAD/DEAH box helicase family protein, whose translation MAYAGRRQVRGDGGDLGSGLAPPGPEQPQEKATGAGHPQLSDRRNILVIVDEAHRSHYDSLDGYARHLRDALPYATLIAFTGTPIPKAEADTRAVFGEYIDIYDLKRAVDDDATVRVYHEPRVIDVSLPPGSDPDALDEQADALTEGMDDAERRRALQYAATMNTVYGAPDRIATLADDLIAQLGAASQADEAADRRPRRGHDRVRYPRDLCPPLRRARRAA comes from the coding sequence CTGGCATACGCAGGGCGCCGGCAAGTCCGAGGAGATGGTGGAGACCTCGGCTCTGGTCTCGCGCCACCCGGCCCTGAACAACCCCAGGAGAAAGCCACCGGCGCCGGCCACCCGCAGCTCTCCGACCGCCGCAACATCCTGGTCATCGTCGACGAGGCGCACCGCTCCCACTACGACAGCCTCGACGGGTACGCCCGCCACCTGCGCGACGCGCTCCCATACGCCACCCTCATCGCCTTCACTGGCACCCCGATCCCTAAGGCGGAAGCCGACACCCGCGCGGTGTTCGGCGAGTACATCGACATCTACGACCTCAAGCGAGCCGTTGACGACGACGCCACCGTTCGCGTCTACCACGAGCCGCGCGTCATCGATGTATCGCTCCCGCCTGGTAGCGACCCCGACGCACTCGACGAACAGGCCGACGCGCTCACCGAGGGTATGGACGACGCCGAGCGCCGTCGCGCCTTGCAGTACGCCGCCACCATGAACACCGTCTACGGCGCACCTGACCGCATAGCGACCCTGGCGGACGACCTCATCGCCCAACTGGGAGCAGCGTCGCAAGCTGATGAAGCCGCAGATCGGCGGCCCCGGCGAGGCCATGATCGTGTGCGCTACCCGCGAGATCTGTGTCCGCCTCTACGACGCGCTCGCCGAGCGGCGTAA
- a CDS encoding tetratricopeptide repeat protein → MTGQPCARPDCRGGRIMVTGFCDTCFRKALAPPPRREPAPADPGPGPRGEPARRPAASGPGGLELDLDGLVVLPHLPSPEPSEAADTTARPPTGGRRCGVDNCAGTIGVSYDGGPAPDHGYCPECGTEYSFRPKLRPGDRVGGHYEVLGYLAVGGHGWVYLAEDTRVPGLHVVLKGLINTGDAVARRAAVEERRSLTTLHHRDIVRIVTYVRHQADGDAEPTGYIVMEYVGGRSLAWLRWAPEEELARLFGDGGPEFGHVITYGCKILGALEYLHDQGLLYCDMKPENVIHYGREIKVIDLGAIRRTDDRTSGLVYTHGYAPPKKERDERGLHVDSDLYTVGRTLKVLAERATPPAGLAARSFEALIRRATHPEPAARFGSAAEMSRQLWEVLREHRALSGHEPYPERSTRFEPTAAVFGAALGTVPALTHWTLRRRAEPPPLPAGAPEPQEAARALPVPIPDPGDAAAVLLGGLAAGTPGRIAERAERDPALRTVESALWLCRAYLAAGDDVRADAWLGAARERSGDYDWRIFWHSGLLLLTRGRVEEAEGEFAATWAALPGEAAPKLALGYCAEYLAGRMRETAAAGPAGDGGRTARQPAALRRVARDGEEQPAGRAAARERQAEEYYEAVWRRDRTQGSAAFGLARIHLSRGDRSRAVAVLDEVPTTSRHYDAARIAAIRALAGPLPGGQPPPADGPAKAAGRVAGLYLDDSGSRDRLVTELREYALVCRPPVGWGADFPTDGLFGTEDTPEALCALLSRSLKRLADQAGEEGTRGDLLDLAYAVLPEPARLRELLWIRRRRRRAQTSRRTAEA, encoded by the coding sequence ATGACGGGACAGCCCTGTGCCAGACCCGACTGCCGCGGTGGCCGCATCATGGTCACCGGCTTCTGCGACACCTGCTTCCGCAAGGCCCTCGCACCCCCGCCCCGCAGGGAACCCGCTCCCGCGGACCCCGGGCCCGGTCCGCGCGGTGAACCAGCGCGCCGGCCCGCCGCGTCCGGCCCGGGCGGCCTCGAACTGGACCTGGACGGCCTGGTGGTCCTGCCGCACCTGCCGTCCCCGGAGCCCTCCGAGGCCGCCGACACCACCGCCCGGCCGCCCACCGGGGGGCGGCGCTGCGGGGTCGACAACTGCGCCGGAACCATCGGGGTGTCGTACGACGGCGGGCCGGCGCCCGACCACGGGTACTGCCCGGAGTGCGGCACGGAGTACTCGTTCCGGCCCAAGCTGCGCCCCGGCGACCGGGTCGGCGGCCACTACGAGGTGCTCGGCTACCTCGCGGTCGGCGGGCACGGCTGGGTCTACCTCGCCGAGGACACCCGCGTGCCGGGACTGCACGTCGTCCTCAAGGGGCTGATCAACACCGGGGACGCCGTGGCCCGGCGGGCGGCCGTCGAGGAGCGCCGCTCGCTGACCACGCTGCACCACCGGGACATCGTCCGCATCGTGACGTACGTCCGGCACCAGGCGGACGGGGACGCCGAGCCGACCGGGTACATCGTGATGGAGTACGTCGGCGGGCGCTCGCTCGCCTGGCTCCGGTGGGCCCCCGAGGAGGAGCTGGCGCGGCTGTTCGGGGACGGCGGGCCGGAGTTCGGGCATGTGATCACGTACGGCTGCAAGATCCTCGGCGCCCTGGAGTACCTGCACGACCAGGGCCTGCTGTACTGCGACATGAAGCCCGAGAACGTCATCCACTACGGACGCGAGATCAAGGTCATCGACCTCGGCGCCATCCGCCGCACCGACGACCGCACCTCCGGGCTGGTGTACACCCACGGCTACGCGCCGCCGAAGAAGGAACGCGACGAGCGCGGCCTGCACGTCGACAGCGACCTCTACACCGTCGGCCGCACCCTGAAGGTGCTCGCCGAGCGCGCCACCCCGCCCGCCGGGCTCGCCGCCCGCTCCTTCGAGGCGCTGATCCGCCGCGCCACCCACCCCGAGCCGGCCGCCCGGTTCGGCTCGGCGGCGGAGATGTCCCGGCAGCTGTGGGAGGTGCTGCGCGAGCACCGGGCGCTCAGCGGGCACGAGCCGTACCCGGAGCGGTCCACCCGCTTCGAGCCGACCGCGGCGGTCTTCGGCGCCGCCCTCGGCACGGTCCCGGCCCTGACGCACTGGACGCTGCGCCGGCGGGCCGAGCCGCCACCGCTGCCCGCCGGCGCCCCGGAGCCGCAGGAGGCGGCGCGGGCGCTGCCGGTCCCGATCCCCGATCCCGGGGACGCCGCGGCGGTGCTGCTCGGCGGGCTCGCCGCCGGCACGCCGGGGCGGATCGCCGAGCGGGCGGAACGCGACCCGGCGCTGCGCACCGTGGAGAGCGCGCTGTGGCTGTGCCGCGCCTACCTGGCCGCCGGGGACGACGTGCGGGCCGACGCCTGGCTCGGAGCGGCCCGCGAGCGCAGCGGCGACTACGACTGGCGGATCTTCTGGCACTCGGGGCTGCTGCTGCTGACGCGCGGCCGGGTCGAGGAGGCGGAGGGCGAGTTCGCCGCCACCTGGGCCGCCCTGCCGGGCGAGGCCGCGCCCAAGCTGGCCCTCGGCTACTGCGCGGAGTACCTGGCCGGGCGGATGCGGGAGACCGCCGCGGCGGGACCGGCGGGCGACGGGGGCCGCACGGCGCGGCAGCCGGCGGCGCTGCGCCGCGTGGCGCGGGACGGCGAGGAGCAGCCGGCCGGCCGGGCCGCGGCCCGCGAGCGGCAGGCCGAGGAGTACTACGAGGCCGTGTGGCGGCGGGACCGCACCCAGGGCAGCGCCGCCTTCGGACTGGCCCGCATCCATCTGAGCCGCGGCGACCGGAGCCGGGCCGTCGCCGTGCTGGACGAGGTGCCGACGACGTCACGGCACTACGACGCCGCGCGGATCGCCGCGATCCGCGCGCTGGCCGGACCGCTGCCGGGCGGGCAGCCGCCGCCGGCCGACGGGCCGGCGAAGGCCGCCGGGCGGGTGGCCGGGCTCTACCTCGACGACAGCGGATCACGGGACCGGCTGGTCACCGAGCTGCGGGAGTACGCGCTGGTCTGCCGGCCGCCCGTCGGCTGGGGCGCGGACTTCCCCACCGACGGGCTGTTCGGGACGGAGGACACCCCGGAGGCACTGTGCGCCCTGCTGTCCCGGTCGCTGAAACGGCTCGCGGACCAGGCGGGCGAGGAGGGGACTCGCGGCGACCTGCTCGACCTGGCGTACGCGGTGCTGCCGGAGCCGGCCCGGCTGCGTGAACTGCTGTGGATCCGGCGCCGCCGGCGCAGGGCGCAGACCAGCCGCCGCACGGCGGAGGCATGA
- a CDS encoding type II toxin-antitoxin system PemK/MazF family toxin, whose product MQRGDVWWVDFDERRPVVLLSDEEPSGFQAMQVVAPAGVDISGLGVEVAVGTPEGLPFEGVLRFALPLPGFTPCTWLTTVTRDDLIERAGVLSPVKLREVGEALRAAGESREWSPTTAARLHEIKDARRREALEQRML is encoded by the coding sequence ATGCAACGCGGTGACGTGTGGTGGGTCGACTTCGATGAGCGACGGCCGGTCGTGCTGCTCTCGGACGAGGAGCCATCCGGGTTTCAGGCGATGCAGGTCGTTGCGCCGGCGGGCGTCGACATCAGCGGCCTGGGCGTGGAAGTGGCCGTAGGAACCCCGGAAGGACTGCCCTTCGAAGGCGTGCTGCGGTTCGCGCTCCCGCTTCCGGGCTTCACTCCCTGCACATGGCTGACCACTGTGACCCGGGACGACCTGATCGAGCGGGCGGGCGTCTTGTCCCCCGTGAAGCTCCGCGAGGTCGGAGAAGCCCTCCGTGCCGCTGGAGAGAGCAGGGAGTGGTCCCCGACGACGGCTGCCAGGCTCCACGAGATCAAGGACGCCCGCCGTCGCGAAGCACTCGAACAGCGGATGCTCTGA
- a CDS encoding extracellular solute-binding protein has product MTRPRPRTLLVLAVCLALLGTTVYVGVRWAQAWKGSVTLLANWSGTEREQFEDNVIGPFEDEYRIDVVYQGSSALSQVLAADIAAGSPPDVAVLPGPGELLSYAVDGRLHPLDGLFDRRHYDGIWAPEVTVPGGGGHTYWLPVKTGLKSMVWYAGDRPTARSAGPQRWCLGMESGATSGWPGTDWVEDVLLQQAGPRVYADWANGRLPWTDPAVRKAWATWGEMVGAGGGRAEALTAGFGADCAPGRLEHQGSFRAGHWQRAGGDYVHFSEVVPGAGPRAGAWEVSGDLAALLNPTPEAEQLIRYLADPGTALPQHTANKAAAPDGGRDGTADEVGGILRGGTGGTRCWDASDVMPRATRDAFHQAVLRYLVEPRRLDELLTELQELTEADAASTGPELPVCGG; this is encoded by the coding sequence ATGACACGACCACGACCTCGTACGCTCCTCGTCCTCGCGGTCTGCCTGGCCCTGCTCGGCACCACGGTGTACGTGGGGGTGCGCTGGGCCCAGGCGTGGAAGGGCTCGGTGACCCTGCTCGCCAACTGGAGCGGCACCGAGCGCGAGCAGTTCGAGGACAACGTCATCGGGCCGTTCGAGGACGAGTACCGCATCGACGTCGTCTACCAGGGAAGCTCCGCCCTCAGCCAGGTCCTCGCCGCCGACATCGCGGCCGGCAGCCCGCCGGACGTGGCGGTGCTCCCGGGGCCCGGCGAGCTGCTGTCGTACGCCGTCGACGGACGGCTCCACCCCCTGGACGGGCTGTTCGACCGCCGGCACTACGACGGCATCTGGGCGCCCGAGGTGACCGTCCCGGGCGGCGGCGGCCACACCTACTGGCTGCCGGTGAAGACCGGCCTGAAGAGCATGGTCTGGTACGCGGGCGACCGGCCCACCGCCCGGTCGGCGGGGCCGCAGCGGTGGTGCCTGGGCATGGAGTCCGGCGCCACCTCCGGCTGGCCCGGCACCGACTGGGTGGAGGACGTCCTCCTCCAGCAGGCCGGGCCGCGGGTCTACGCGGACTGGGCCAACGGCAGGCTGCCGTGGACCGACCCCGCCGTGCGCAAGGCGTGGGCGACCTGGGGGGAGATGGTCGGCGCGGGCGGCGGCCGGGCCGAGGCGCTGACGGCCGGCTTCGGCGCGGACTGCGCCCCGGGGCGCCTGGAGCACCAGGGCTCCTTCCGGGCCGGCCACTGGCAGCGGGCGGGCGGCGACTACGTGCACTTCTCCGAGGTCGTCCCCGGCGCCGGACCGCGGGCGGGTGCCTGGGAGGTCTCCGGGGACCTGGCGGCCCTGCTCAACCCGACGCCGGAGGCCGAGCAGCTGATCCGCTACCTGGCCGACCCCGGCACGGCACTGCCCCAGCACACGGCGAACAAGGCGGCGGCACCGGACGGCGGCCGGGACGGCACGGCGGACGAGGTCGGCGGCATCCTGCGCGGCGGAACGGGCGGGACCCGCTGCTGGGACGCCTCCGACGTGATGCCGCGCGCCACCCGGGACGCCTTCCACCAGGCGGTGCTGCGCTACCTCGTCGAACCGCGGCGCCTCGACGAGCTGCTGACGGAACTGCAGGAGCTGACGGAGGCGGACGCCGCGAGCACCGGACCGGAACTCCCCGTGTGCGGCGGCTGA
- a CDS encoding VWA domain-containing protein has protein sequence MTVDDDEGEVHGPVETGAPREDGTGGQVTVGLEISQWKYLSAETSDPQMHAILSVRVDGTEGGGTPGPVLAQVLAVDCSSSMTWPPDKLHAAQQAAVAAIRKLPDGTPFAVVRGSDTATMAYPDVPGTARADARSRAEAERAVLRLVAGGGTCIGAWLDLARRLLAEQGAPIGHVLLLTDGKNVNDERMPLDGVLDACAGRFVCDAWGIGDGWDGHELLRITRRLHGSASSVREEAALPGEYQKLMDRLLTKSVPELAIAVTPMAGAAVRYLKQVFPTEVELAPEGDTQRFVTRAWGDETRRYQLCLSADPSGHPRGEDLQLAVVTVDVPGHHVRLPTAQPCVVHWTDNPALSRQTDPQVEHFEAHQRLGEAVAAATDAHRRDERDLAEHHLGRAVTLARAMGADEQLHRLARLVDIEDAQTGRVRLRADVRPVDFQHLITASSHSTYGPASGTGSATGAAGAAGAAGPGAGTVPCPACSKPAPAGARFCPFCRHPFQERP, from the coding sequence ATGACGGTGGACGACGACGAGGGGGAGGTGCACGGACCCGTGGAGACAGGAGCGCCCCGGGAGGACGGAACGGGCGGGCAGGTCACGGTCGGGCTGGAGATCAGCCAGTGGAAGTACCTGTCCGCCGAGACCAGCGACCCGCAGATGCACGCCATCCTCAGCGTCCGGGTGGACGGCACCGAGGGCGGCGGCACCCCCGGGCCGGTGCTCGCGCAGGTGCTGGCCGTGGACTGCTCGAGCTCGATGACCTGGCCGCCGGACAAGCTGCACGCCGCCCAGCAGGCCGCCGTCGCGGCGATCCGGAAGCTGCCGGACGGCACGCCGTTCGCCGTGGTCCGCGGCAGTGACACCGCGACCATGGCGTACCCGGACGTGCCGGGGACGGCCCGGGCGGACGCCCGCAGCCGGGCGGAGGCGGAACGGGCGGTGCTCCGGCTGGTCGCGGGCGGCGGCACCTGCATCGGCGCCTGGCTGGACCTCGCCCGCCGGCTGCTGGCCGAGCAGGGCGCGCCCATCGGGCACGTGCTGCTGCTCACCGACGGCAAGAACGTGAACGACGAGCGGATGCCGCTGGACGGGGTGCTGGACGCCTGCGCGGGCCGCTTCGTGTGCGACGCCTGGGGCATCGGGGACGGCTGGGACGGCCACGAACTGCTGAGGATCACCCGCAGACTGCACGGCAGCGCCTCCTCGGTGCGCGAGGAGGCGGCCCTGCCCGGCGAGTACCAGAAGCTGATGGACCGGCTGCTCACCAAGAGCGTGCCCGAGCTGGCGATCGCGGTGACACCGATGGCCGGGGCCGCCGTCCGCTACCTCAAGCAGGTCTTCCCCACCGAGGTGGAACTGGCCCCCGAGGGGGACACCCAGCGGTTCGTCACCCGAGCCTGGGGCGACGAGACCCGCCGCTACCAGCTCTGCCTGTCCGCCGACCCTTCCGGGCACCCGCGCGGGGAGGACCTCCAGCTCGCCGTGGTCACCGTCGACGTGCCCGGCCACCACGTGCGGCTGCCCACGGCGCAGCCGTGCGTGGTGCACTGGACCGACAACCCGGCCCTGTCCCGGCAGACCGACCCGCAGGTCGAGCACTTCGAGGCGCACCAGCGGCTCGGCGAGGCCGTGGCCGCCGCCACCGACGCGCACCGCCGCGACGAACGGGACCTCGCGGAGCACCACCTCGGCCGGGCCGTGACGCTGGCCCGGGCGATGGGCGCCGACGAGCAGCTGCACCGGCTGGCCCGGCTGGTCGACATCGAGGACGCGCAGACCGGGCGGGTCCGGCTGCGCGCCGACGTGCGGCCCGTGGACTTCCAGCACCTGATCACCGCGAGCAGCCACAGCACCTACGGCCCGGCGTCCGGCACCGGCAGCGCCACGGGCGCCGCGGGAGCGGCCGGGGCGGCGGGGCCGGGCGCGGGCACCGTGCCCTGCCCGGCCTGCTCGAAGCCGGCACCGGCCGGGGCCCGGTTCTGCCCGTTCTGCCGCCACCCCTTCCAGGAGCGGCCGTGA